A single window of uncultured Pseudodesulfovibrio sp. DNA harbors:
- the rplF gene encoding 50S ribosomal protein L6 produces MSRIGKNPIDIPSGVEVSVGASEIQVKGPKGTLQTPVHPTVEYKIEDGKVYVSRIDDSRQARGQHGLRRTLLANCVDGVTKGFAKTLEVIGVGYKVSVQGKKIVLNVGFSHPVEFDLPAGLEAKAEGIKLTIEGLDKQLVGEVAAQIRRVRPPEPYKGKGIKYADEYIRRKAGKSGAK; encoded by the coding sequence ATGTCTCGTATAGGAAAGAATCCCATCGACATCCCCTCGGGTGTTGAGGTATCTGTTGGAGCCTCCGAGATCCAGGTTAAGGGCCCTAAGGGGACCTTGCAGACTCCGGTCCACCCGACCGTTGAGTATAAGATCGAGGATGGCAAGGTGTATGTCTCCCGCATTGATGATTCCCGTCAGGCGCGCGGTCAGCATGGTCTTCGTAGGACCTTGCTTGCCAACTGCGTTGATGGCGTGACCAAGGGCTTTGCTAAGACCTTGGAAGTTATCGGTGTAGGTTACAAGGTGTCCGTGCAGGGCAAAAAAATCGTTCTCAATGTCGGATTTTCACATCCGGTAGAGTTCGATCTGCCTGCCGGTCTCGAAGCTAAGGCGGAAGGCATTAAGCTGACCATCGAAGGCCTCGATAAGCAGCTTGTCGGAGAAGTCGCGGCACAAATCCGCCGCGTGCGTCCGCCGGAACCCTACAAGGGCAAGGGCATCAAGTACGCTGACGAATACATCCGCCGCAAGGCTGGTAAGTCCGGCGCTAAGTAG
- the map gene encoding type I methionyl aminopeptidase, with product MKKFRGVFLKNDKEIGLMREANRIVSTILDELAENVKPGVSTMLFEDICRSMCDQYGVRPAFLGYQGFPFALCCSVNEEIVHGFPSKERILNEGDIVSVDMGVVYEGFYGDSARTFAVGAVSDEAKKLMDVTRESLYKGIDKAVPGNNLYDISAAIQSYVEGFGFGIVRRFVGHGIGSHLHEKPEIPNFVPKGMPGVPLKAGMVLAIEPMVTVGSHEVEVLEDKWTAVTKDRKLSAHFEHTIAITSDGPMILSLSD from the coding sequence TTGAAAAAGTTTAGGGGTGTCTTCCTCAAAAATGATAAAGAGATTGGCCTCATGCGTGAGGCCAATCGCATTGTTTCCACCATTCTTGATGAGTTGGCAGAGAACGTCAAACCTGGCGTTTCCACCATGCTTTTTGAGGATATTTGTCGGTCCATGTGCGACCAATATGGCGTACGTCCGGCATTTTTAGGGTACCAAGGTTTTCCTTTTGCCCTATGTTGTTCAGTGAATGAAGAGATAGTACACGGCTTTCCTTCCAAGGAACGCATTCTGAATGAAGGCGACATTGTCAGTGTTGACATGGGCGTCGTGTATGAAGGGTTTTACGGAGATTCTGCGAGGACCTTTGCGGTTGGAGCAGTTTCTGACGAAGCGAAAAAGCTTATGGACGTAACCCGAGAGTCTCTTTATAAGGGTATTGATAAAGCCGTTCCCGGCAACAACTTGTATGATATCTCCGCGGCAATACAGTCATACGTTGAAGGGTTCGGTTTTGGTATAGTCCGTCGTTTTGTAGGACACGGGATCGGCAGTCATCTCCATGAGAAGCCTGAGATCCCCAACTTCGTACCCAAGGGCATGCCCGGCGTTCCTCTTAAAGCCGGTATGGTGCTTGCCATTGAGCCGATGGTCACGGTTGGGAGCCACGAAGTTGAAGTTCTTGAGGATAAATGGACAGCGGTGACTAAGGACAGGAAACTGTCTGCTCACTTTGAGCACACCATTGCCATTACCTCCGATGGACCGATGATATTGAGCTTGTCTGATTAG
- a CDS encoding type Z 30S ribosomal protein S14 yields the protein MAKTSLRVKARRKPKFKVRAYNRCPICGRPRAFLRRYGICRICFRNKALAGELPGVRKASW from the coding sequence GTGGCCAAAACAAGCTTACGTGTTAAGGCACGCCGCAAACCCAAGTTCAAGGTCCGCGCATACAATCGTTGTCCGATTTGTGGCCGTCCTCGGGCTTTTCTGAGGCGCTACGGCATTTGTCGTATTTGCTTCCGTAACAAGGCTCTCGCTGGTGAACTTCCCGGCGTCCGCAAGGCGAGCTGGTAA
- the rpmC gene encoding 50S ribosomal protein L29: MTSKELRELDDAKLNEKLTESRQELFSMRFKHATAQLENTQHLSGVKKTIARILTIQRERQGA, encoded by the coding sequence CTGACTTCCAAGGAACTTCGTGAACTGGATGACGCCAAATTGAACGAGAAGCTGACCGAGTCCCGACAGGAGTTGTTTTCCATGCGTTTCAAGCATGCTACAGCTCAGCTCGAGAACACCCAGCATCTCTCCGGCGTCAAAAAGACTATCGCCCGTATCCTGACTATTCAGCGGGAACGACAGGGAGCGTAG
- the rplE gene encoding 50S ribosomal protein L5, which yields MTRLETVYNEKVVPELQKEYGYSSSMEIPRMTKISLNIGLGEASQNSKLIEPAAEELTAIAGQKAVVTLAKKSIAQFKLREGMPVGTRVTLRGDAMWDFYDKLVSFALPRVRDFRGIPDRGFDGRGNFTMGIKEHTIFPELDIDRVEMVKGMNVTVCTTAKTDKEGKSLLDLLGMPFKK from the coding sequence ATGACACGTCTCGAGACAGTATATAATGAAAAGGTCGTCCCCGAGCTCCAGAAGGAGTACGGTTATTCCTCTTCCATGGAGATTCCTCGTATGACGAAGATCTCCTTGAACATCGGACTTGGTGAAGCGAGCCAGAATAGCAAGCTCATCGAACCCGCTGCCGAGGAATTGACCGCAATCGCAGGCCAGAAGGCCGTTGTCACTCTGGCAAAGAAATCCATCGCACAGTTCAAGCTGCGCGAAGGTATGCCGGTAGGCACTCGCGTGACTTTGCGCGGCGATGCAATGTGGGATTTTTATGACAAGCTCGTGAGCTTTGCTCTGCCCCGTGTCCGCGACTTTCGCGGTATCCCCGATCGTGGTTTTGACGGTCGTGGTAACTTCACAATGGGCATCAAGGAACACACCATCTTCCCTGAGCTTGACATCGATAGAGTTGAGATGGTGAAGGGCATGAACGTGACAGTGTGCACGACCGCTAAGACAGATAAAGAAGGCAAGTCCCTTCTGGATCTGCTCGGTATGCCCTTTAAAAAGTAG
- a CDS encoding DNA-directed RNA polymerase subunit alpha: MLIENGDKLINTRNWSELVKPEKLVRDPKSSEMYGKFICEPLERGYATTIGNAMRRVLLSSMQGCAIVSASIEGVQHEFTTVPGVLEDMTEVVLNMKLVRMAMTTDEPQRLTLEANKKGQVTAGMIQENQNVTVLNKDQLIATLTENRSFKMELEVRMGKGYVPADMHEGLTDEIGSMILDASYSPVKKVAYSVEQARVGQMTNYDKLILEVWTDGSVSPEDACAYSAKILKEQLSVFINFDELSSETQEEEDDSIDLNPNLFKSIDELELSVRATNCLKAANIQLVGELVQRTEQAMLKTKNFGRKSLDEIRRVLDAMSLKFGMTVEDFDKKYQEWLKRKEKNEA; the protein is encoded by the coding sequence ATGCTTATTGAGAACGGCGACAAACTCATCAACACCCGCAATTGGAGCGAACTGGTCAAGCCTGAGAAATTGGTGCGTGATCCCAAGTCCTCCGAGATGTACGGTAAATTCATCTGTGAACCTCTTGAGCGCGGTTATGCTACCACTATTGGTAATGCCATGCGCCGGGTTCTTCTTTCCTCTATGCAGGGGTGTGCCATTGTGTCCGCCTCCATTGAGGGAGTACAGCATGAGTTCACCACCGTGCCTGGTGTTCTTGAGGACATGACCGAGGTCGTGCTGAACATGAAACTTGTTCGCATGGCAATGACCACGGACGAGCCTCAGCGCTTGACACTTGAAGCTAACAAGAAGGGCCAGGTTACTGCTGGCATGATTCAGGAAAATCAAAACGTCACAGTTTTGAACAAGGATCAGCTTATTGCCACCCTGACCGAGAACCGTAGCTTCAAGATGGAGTTGGAAGTCCGCATGGGCAAGGGCTATGTCCCTGCCGACATGCACGAAGGACTGACCGACGAAATCGGCTCCATGATCCTCGACGCCAGTTACTCCCCAGTCAAGAAGGTCGCATACTCCGTCGAACAGGCGCGTGTCGGCCAGATGACCAACTACGACAAGCTCATTCTTGAGGTCTGGACCGATGGTTCAGTTTCCCCCGAGGATGCCTGTGCATACAGTGCCAAGATTCTGAAAGAGCAATTGTCCGTCTTCATCAACTTCGATGAACTCTCTTCTGAGACTCAGGAAGAAGAAGATGATTCAATTGATCTGAACCCGAACCTCTTCAAGTCCATTGATGAACTCGAACTTTCAGTTCGTGCTACCAATTGCTTGAAGGCCGCCAACATTCAGTTGGTTGGTGAACTGGTTCAGCGTACTGAACAAGCCATGTTGAAGACCAAGAACTTTGGTCGTAAATCCTTGGACGAGATTCGTCGCGTTTTGGATGCCATGAGCTTGAAATTTGGTATGACGGTTGAGGATTTTGACAAGAAATACCAGGAATGGTTGAAGAGGAAAGAGAAAAATGAGGCATAG
- the rplR gene encoding 50S ribosomal protein L18, with amino-acid sequence MSKSKNAQRLLRKPRIRKKISGTEVRPRLVVYRSNQHLYAQLIDDVNGVTLASASTQVLNKDGETLKANKDSATKVGKAIAEAALAKKIESCVFDRSGYIYHGKVKALADGAREAGLKF; translated from the coding sequence ATGAGTAAAAGCAAGAATGCACAGAGGCTTCTTCGGAAGCCCCGCATCAGAAAGAAAATATCCGGTACTGAAGTTCGCCCTCGTTTGGTCGTCTATCGTTCCAACCAGCATCTTTATGCCCAGTTGATCGATGACGTGAACGGCGTGACTCTGGCCTCCGCAAGCACTCAGGTGCTGAACAAGGACGGCGAGACTCTCAAGGCAAACAAGGATTCTGCAACCAAGGTTGGCAAGGCTATAGCCGAAGCCGCTCTGGCAAAGAAAATCGAATCCTGTGTCTTCGACCGGAGTGGTTACATCTATCACGGCAAGGTAAAAGCTCTTGCCGACGGCGCCCGTGAAGCCGGGCTTAAATTCTAG
- the rpmD gene encoding 50S ribosomal protein L30, with the protein MIKVKQIKSKIACKPDQVKTLEALGLRRISQVKEHEDTPVIRGMIYKVRHLVEVVE; encoded by the coding sequence GTGATTAAAGTAAAACAGATCAAAAGCAAGATCGCGTGCAAGCCTGACCAGGTCAAAACCCTGGAAGCATTGGGCTTGCGTCGCATCAGCCAGGTCAAAGAACACGAAGATACTCCGGTTATTCGTGGTATGATCTACAAGGTCAGACACCTGGTGGAGGTAGTAGAATAA
- the rpsQ gene encoding 30S ribosomal protein S17, producing MAEFKYQGNKRVLTGLVISDKADKTIVVRVETLVKHPLLKKYIRRRKKFMAHDPANDCGVGDKVQIVESRPMSRRKRWHLVQILEKAV from the coding sequence ATGGCTGAGTTTAAATACCAAGGCAACAAGCGTGTGCTCACCGGTCTGGTGATCTCCGACAAGGCTGACAAAACCATTGTCGTCCGCGTCGAGACCCTGGTGAAGCATCCGCTGCTGAAGAAGTACATTCGCCGCCGCAAGAAATTCATGGCCCATGATCCGGCTAATGATTGTGGTGTTGGCGACAAGGTGCAGATTGTCGAATCGAGGCCCATGTCCCGCCGTAAACGGTGGCATTTGGTGCAAATTCTCGAAAAGGCCGTCTAG
- the rpsK gene encoding 30S ribosomal protein S11, which yields MAKPRRSGKKKEKKNIPVGIAHVKATFNNTIVTFTDVKGNVVSWASAGAHFKGSRKSTPFAAQMAAESAAKRAQDSGMRTVGIYVKGPGSGREAAMRAINNAGFKVTFIRDITPIPHNGCRPPKRRRV from the coding sequence ATGGCTAAACCCCGTCGATCTGGGAAGAAGAAAGAGAAGAAGAACATTCCCGTCGGGATTGCCCACGTCAAAGCCACGTTCAATAACACGATCGTGACTTTTACAGACGTTAAGGGCAATGTCGTCAGTTGGGCTTCCGCAGGCGCTCATTTCAAGGGCTCCCGTAAGTCCACTCCTTTCGCGGCACAGATGGCAGCAGAATCCGCCGCCAAGCGCGCTCAGGATTCCGGTATGCGTACCGTCGGCATCTACGTCAAGGGCCCCGGCTCTGGTCGTGAGGCCGCTATGCGCGCCATCAACAACGCAGGCTTCAAGGTTACCTTCATTCGGGACATCACTCCGATTCCCCACAATGGTTGCCGTCCGCCTAAACGCCGCAGGGTCTAA
- the rpmJ gene encoding 50S ribosomal protein L36, protein MKVRPSVKKMCSKCKVIRRNGVLRVICENPRHKQRQG, encoded by the coding sequence ATGAAAGTAAGACCTTCTGTTAAGAAAATGTGTTCCAAGTGCAAAGTAATCAGGCGCAACGGTGTCTTGCGGGTGATCTGTGAGAACCCCCGGCATAAGCAGCGTCAAGGATAG
- the rplO gene encoding 50S ribosomal protein L15: protein MKLHELYAFPEEYKNRKRIGRGSGSGWGKTSGKGHKGQNARSGGGVRPGFEGGQMPLARRLPKRGFKNPFREEYQAVNVGRLMAMFEGKDEITLSDMYERGVVENNAPVKVLGTGDVAKAVTIEAHRFSASAAEKIAKAGGTAKAIEA from the coding sequence ATGAAACTGCATGAACTCTACGCCTTCCCGGAAGAATATAAGAATCGTAAGCGCATTGGTCGTGGTTCCGGTTCCGGTTGGGGTAAAACCTCCGGTAAGGGCCACAAGGGTCAGAACGCCCGCTCCGGCGGTGGCGTTCGTCCCGGCTTCGAAGGTGGACAGATGCCTCTGGCACGTCGTCTGCCCAAGCGTGGATTCAAGAATCCCTTCCGTGAAGAGTACCAAGCTGTGAACGTTGGTCGCCTTATGGCCATGTTCGAAGGCAAGGACGAAATCACCCTGAGCGACATGTATGAACGTGGTGTTGTTGAGAACAATGCTCCGGTCAAAGTCCTCGGAACCGGTGATGTCGCGAAGGCAGTGACCATTGAAGCACATCGCTTCAGTGCGTCTGCAGCCGAGAAGATTGCCAAGGCCGGCGGTACCGCCAAGGCCATTGAAGCCTAA
- the rpsC gene encoding 30S ribosomal protein S3 → MGQKVHPYGFRLGYNKNWLSRWYSKKDYPAFVLQDDQVRKFVKKKLFQAGVSRIEIERAGGKIRLIIHTARPGIVIGRKGVEIEKLREELRNKFQTEFTIEVNEIRRPEVEAQLVAENIAQQLERRIAFRRAMKRTVGLARKFGAEGIKVACAGRLAGAEIARGEWYRDGRVPLHTLRADIDYGFAEAATTYGVIGVKVWIFKGEILDKEVEQ, encoded by the coding sequence ATGGGACAGAAAGTACATCCTTACGGTTTTCGTCTGGGGTATAACAAGAACTGGCTGTCCCGCTGGTACAGCAAAAAGGACTATCCTGCGTTCGTTCTTCAGGACGACCAGGTCCGCAAGTTCGTTAAGAAAAAATTGTTTCAAGCTGGCGTGTCCCGTATCGAAATCGAGCGGGCCGGCGGTAAGATTCGCCTGATCATCCACACTGCGCGTCCCGGTATTGTTATCGGTCGCAAAGGTGTAGAGATAGAAAAGTTGCGTGAAGAATTGCGTAACAAGTTTCAAACTGAATTCACCATTGAGGTCAACGAGATTCGTCGACCGGAGGTTGAAGCTCAGCTCGTAGCTGAGAACATTGCCCAGCAGCTTGAACGTCGAATTGCCTTCCGCCGTGCCATGAAGCGTACGGTGGGCCTTGCCAGGAAATTCGGCGCCGAGGGTATTAAAGTTGCGTGTGCAGGTCGCCTGGCTGGCGCCGAGATCGCACGCGGCGAGTGGTACCGTGATGGGCGTGTGCCTTTGCACACACTCCGTGCCGACATCGACTATGGTTTCGCCGAAGCAGCTACTACTTACGGCGTTATCGGAGTCAAGGTCTGGATTTTCAAGGGTGAGATTCTGGACAAAGAGGTAGAACAGTAA
- the rpsM gene encoding 30S ribosomal protein S13 yields MARIAGVDLPKNKRIDVALTYIYGIGRTMALQILDTTKVDWKTNSDDLTAEEVSQIRLEIENNYKVEGDLRREITTNIKRLMDIGCYRGLRHRRGLPVRGQKSKTNARTRKGPRRSVMGRKKK; encoded by the coding sequence ATGGCACGTATTGCTGGTGTTGATCTGCCGAAGAACAAGCGCATTGATGTTGCGCTGACGTACATTTACGGCATCGGCCGGACCATGGCCCTGCAGATTCTCGATACCACGAAAGTGGACTGGAAGACCAACAGTGATGACCTCACTGCTGAAGAAGTCAGCCAGATTCGTCTCGAGATTGAAAATAACTACAAAGTTGAAGGTGACCTCCGTCGTGAGATCACTACCAACATCAAACGTCTGATGGACATCGGCTGCTACCGCGGTCTGCGCCATCGTCGCGGTCTGCCCGTTCGCGGTCAGAAATCCAAGACCAACGCTCGTACTCGCAAGGGTCCCCGTCGTTCCGTCATGGGCCGCAAGAAGAAATAA
- the rplN gene encoding 50S ribosomal protein L14 has product MIQVESRLDVADNSGAKQVLCIKVLGGSKRRYASVGDIIVVSVKEAMPHSKVKKGSVMKAVVVRTKKELGRPDGSYIKFDNNSAVLLNANMDPVGTRIFGPVARELRAAGFMKIVSLAPEVL; this is encoded by the coding sequence ATGATACAAGTTGAATCCAGACTCGACGTTGCTGACAACTCCGGGGCCAAACAGGTCCTGTGCATCAAGGTTCTTGGTGGTTCCAAGCGCCGTTACGCCAGCGTCGGTGATATTATTGTAGTGTCCGTCAAAGAAGCCATGCCCCATTCCAAAGTGAAGAAGGGCTCGGTTATGAAGGCGGTTGTCGTTCGCACGAAGAAGGAACTTGGTCGTCCCGACGGTTCCTACATCAAGTTCGACAACAATTCCGCTGTGCTGCTTAACGCTAACATGGACCCCGTCGGTACCCGTATTTTCGGACCCGTGGCTCGTGAATTGCGTGCAGCCGGTTTCATGAAGATCGTTTCCCTCGCCCCCGAGGTCCTGTAA
- the rpsE gene encoding 30S ribosomal protein S5, with amino-acid sequence MEQNDSGLIEKIVYLNRVAKVVKGGRRFSFSCLVVVGDGEGGVGYGLGKANEVPEAIRKASERAKKNMINVPLLDGTLPYEVLGRYGAGRVMLKPASRGTGIIAGGPVRAIMEAVGVHDILTKAIGTNNPHNVLRATMAGLESLRSAEEMTALRGVPVSTPRK; translated from the coding sequence ATGGAACAGAATGATAGTGGATTGATTGAAAAAATCGTCTACCTCAATCGCGTCGCCAAGGTTGTCAAGGGTGGCCGCCGTTTCAGCTTCAGCTGCCTGGTGGTCGTCGGAGACGGTGAAGGTGGAGTCGGATACGGTCTGGGTAAGGCCAACGAAGTGCCTGAAGCCATCCGCAAGGCGTCTGAACGCGCCAAGAAGAACATGATTAATGTTCCTCTGCTGGACGGAACCCTGCCGTATGAGGTTTTGGGACGCTACGGTGCAGGCCGCGTTATGCTGAAGCCTGCTAGCCGTGGTACTGGTATTATTGCTGGTGGTCCCGTTCGTGCGATCATGGAAGCCGTTGGCGTCCATGACATCCTGACCAAGGCTATTGGCACCAATAATCCGCACAACGTGCTGCGTGCCACCATGGCTGGTCTGGAGTCCCTGCGGAGTGCCGAGGAAATGACCGCCCTGCGCGGTGTCCCGGTATCTACGCCGAGAAAGTAA
- the rplX gene encoding 50S ribosomal protein L24, with amino-acid sequence MMKTKIRKDDKVMVIAGKDKGKIGKVLKILKKQDKVLVEKVNMVQRHTKANPYAQQPGGIIEKEAPIHVSNVAVVCDACTKPTRVGYKKTEDGKKVRFCKKCNETFK; translated from the coding sequence ATGATGAAGACTAAAATTCGCAAAGACGACAAAGTCATGGTCATCGCCGGAAAGGACAAGGGTAAGATCGGTAAGGTGTTGAAGATTCTCAAGAAGCAGGACAAAGTCCTGGTTGAGAAGGTGAACATGGTCCAGCGCCACACCAAAGCCAACCCCTATGCCCAGCAACCCGGCGGTATCATCGAGAAGGAAGCCCCGATTCATGTATCCAATGTGGCTGTTGTTTGCGATGCATGCACCAAGCCCACGCGGGTCGGGTACAAGAAGACTGAAGATGGAAAGAAGGTTCGCTTCTGCAAGAAGTGCAACGAAACCTTCAAGTAG
- the secY gene encoding preprotein translocase subunit SecY, translated as MSGVDNIARLPELRNKLLWTFALLAVYRMGIHIPIPGVDSAALTEFFAQAQNTLFGIFDMFSGGGLSNMSIFALGIMPYISASIILQLLTVVSPELKRLQKEEGEAGRKKITQYTRYGTVLITIVQGFAIATGLESMSSPTGAPMVLFSGIGFKLMTILTLTAGTVFLMWLGEQMTEKGIGNGISLIIYAGIIAGLPAAVINTIQLMTVGEITLFILLFLVIVMVATLAFIVFMERGQRRIPIHYAKRQQGRRMFGGQTTHLPLKINTAGVIPPIFASSILMFPATLAQFSNNEFLQDFAAFMSPTSIVYNLLFIGIIIFFCYFYTAIMFDPKGIAENIQKQGGFIPGIRPGNRTREYIDRVLARITLWGAFYVSAVCVLPMFLISKFSVPFYFGGTSLLIVVGVAMDFMGQVESYLISRQYEGLMGKAGKLKGRH; from the coding sequence ATGTCAGGAGTTGATAATATTGCCCGGTTGCCAGAGTTGCGTAACAAGCTGCTCTGGACGTTCGCACTGCTTGCTGTCTACCGGATGGGCATCCATATACCTATTCCCGGCGTCGACAGTGCGGCTCTGACGGAGTTCTTCGCTCAGGCGCAGAACACCCTCTTCGGGATATTCGATATGTTCTCGGGCGGTGGACTGTCCAACATGTCCATCTTCGCACTGGGCATCATGCCCTACATTTCGGCCTCAATTATTCTTCAGCTCCTGACCGTTGTGTCTCCTGAGTTGAAGCGCCTCCAGAAGGAGGAAGGTGAGGCCGGAAGAAAAAAAATTACCCAGTACACAAGGTACGGGACAGTTCTCATTACCATTGTGCAAGGCTTTGCCATTGCCACTGGTCTTGAGTCCATGAGCAGCCCCACGGGCGCGCCCATGGTGCTGTTTTCCGGCATCGGGTTCAAGTTGATGACCATCTTGACCTTGACCGCCGGCACCGTTTTCCTGATGTGGTTGGGTGAGCAAATGACTGAAAAGGGGATCGGAAACGGTATCTCCCTGATCATCTACGCAGGTATTATTGCGGGCCTTCCAGCTGCAGTGATCAATACCATTCAGTTGATGACCGTGGGCGAAATCACCCTGTTCATCCTTCTTTTCCTCGTGATAGTGATGGTTGCCACATTGGCTTTCATTGTTTTCATGGAAAGAGGACAGCGCAGAATACCGATTCACTATGCCAAGCGTCAGCAAGGACGTCGCATGTTTGGTGGGCAGACTACGCATCTGCCTTTGAAGATCAACACCGCTGGTGTTATTCCGCCGATCTTTGCTTCTTCTATCCTGATGTTCCCTGCAACACTCGCTCAGTTCTCGAACAATGAGTTCTTGCAGGATTTTGCAGCCTTCATGAGTCCGACTTCCATTGTTTACAACTTGTTGTTCATTGGAATTATCATATTCTTCTGCTACTTCTATACGGCGATCATGTTTGATCCCAAGGGTATTGCAGAGAATATTCAAAAGCAGGGTGGCTTTATCCCGGGCATTCGTCCAGGTAATCGCACTCGTGAGTACATTGATAGAGTGCTGGCCCGCATTACGTTGTGGGGAGCCTTCTATGTATCTGCGGTCTGCGTGCTTCCCATGTTTTTGATTAGTAAGTTTAGTGTGCCGTTTTATTTCGGCGGAACTTCACTTCTGATCGTGGTCGGCGTGGCCATGGACTTCATGGGGCAGGTCGAGTCTTATCTGATCTCTCGTCAATACGAGGGGCTGATGGGCAAGGCAGGCAAATTGAAGGGCAGGCACTAG
- the rpsH gene encoding 30S ribosomal protein S8 has product MAVVDPVADMLTRIRNAYGAYHNDVAIPTSKMKSSIAGILKEEGYITDYAVEDRDISITLKYVDGKPLVTGLKKVSKPGRRVYVGASDIPRVQNGIGICIVSTSKGLLEGAKAKEANVGGELLCEIW; this is encoded by the coding sequence ATGGCTGTTGTTGATCCTGTAGCCGACATGTTGACCCGCATCCGGAATGCGTATGGTGCATATCATAATGATGTTGCCATCCCGACTTCCAAGATGAAGTCTTCCATCGCGGGTATTTTGAAGGAAGAAGGTTATATCACCGACTACGCTGTCGAGGACAGGGACATCAGTATTACCCTCAAGTACGTTGACGGAAAACCGTTGGTTACTGGCCTGAAAAAGGTCAGTAAACCCGGTCGTCGAGTGTACGTAGGTGCATCTGATATCCCCCGAGTCCAGAACGGCATCGGTATTTGTATCGTGTCCACATCCAAAGGGTTGCTCGAAGGCGCCAAGGCCAAAGAGGCCAACGTCGGCGGCGAGCTTCTCTGCGAAATCTGGTAA
- the rpsD gene encoding 30S ribosomal protein S4 has product MARYTQAKCKLCRREGEKLFLKGDRCYTDKCAYEKRPYPPGHSGRMRHKMSDYAIQLREKQKVRRMYGVLEGQFRMYYHRADGMKGVTGHNLLMLLERRLDNVIYRLGYANSRDQARQLVRHGIFKLNGRRVNIPSMQVQSEDVIEVREEARKIPVINEAQEVIARRGCPEWLESDGANFKGTVKAMPSREDIQFPINEQLIVELYSK; this is encoded by the coding sequence GTGGCAAGATATACTCAAGCAAAATGCAAGCTGTGCCGTCGCGAGGGAGAAAAGCTCTTCCTCAAGGGCGATCGCTGCTACACTGATAAGTGCGCTTACGAAAAGCGTCCATACCCACCGGGACACTCCGGCCGCATGCGTCACAAGATGAGCGATTACGCCATCCAGTTGCGTGAAAAGCAGAAGGTTCGTCGTATGTACGGCGTGCTGGAAGGCCAGTTCCGTATGTACTACCATCGTGCCGACGGCATGAAGGGCGTCACCGGTCATAACCTGTTGATGCTCCTCGAACGTCGTCTTGACAACGTGATCTACCGTCTTGGCTATGCCAACTCTCGTGATCAAGCTCGTCAGTTGGTACGTCACGGCATCTTCAAGCTCAATGGCCGCCGCGTGAACATCCCGTCCATGCAGGTCCAGTCTGAGGACGTCATCGAAGTTCGCGAAGAAGCTCGTAAGATCCCCGTGATTAACGAAGCTCAGGAAGTCATTGCCCGCCGCGGTTGTCCTGAATGGTTGGAATCTGACGGTGCCAACTTCAAGGGCACGGTTAAGGCCATGCCGAGCCGGGAAGATATCCAGTTCCCGATCAACGAGCAGCTTATTGTCGAATTGTACTCCAAGTAA
- the rplP gene encoding 50S ribosomal protein L16: MLAPKRVKFRKRQKGRLRGKAQRGNSVSFGDIGLKALEHGKITAQQIESARVAIMRHIKRGGKVWIRIFPDFPVTSKPAEVRMGKGKGAPDGWVAPVKPGRIMYEVKGVDIELAKEALKRASYKLPIKTAIVVKEGM, encoded by the coding sequence ATGCTTGCTCCAAAAAGAGTAAAATTCAGAAAGCGGCAGAAAGGCCGCCTCAGAGGCAAGGCCCAACGGGGTAACAGTGTGTCCTTCGGCGATATCGGCCTGAAGGCATTGGAGCACGGAAAGATTACAGCCCAGCAAATCGAATCCGCTCGTGTCGCTATCATGCGTCACATCAAGCGCGGCGGTAAAGTCTGGATTCGCATCTTCCCTGATTTCCCCGTCACCTCCAAGCCCGCGGAAGTCCGTATGGGTAAGGGTAAAGGCGCACCCGATGGTTGGGTTGCACCGGTGAAACCGGGTCGTATCATGTACGAAGTTAAAGGCGTTGACATCGAACTGGCTAAGGAAGCACTCAAGCGTGCTTCTTACAAGCTGCCGATCAAGACTGCTATCGTTGTGAAGGAGGGTATGTAA